Below is a genomic region from Halictus rubicundus isolate RS-2024b chromosome 11, iyHalRubi1_principal, whole genome shotgun sequence.
TTGGATCCATTTCGCAGTACGCTGTGCAATCGGAAAATTCGATCAGCGTTACTATAGTGCTCGTTATTTGTTTATGTTCAATTTACCCTGGAAGATCTCTTCCAACGGGACCACTACGGCTATCTGTTTCTTTTGGTACACCTCGAGTGTCTCCATTCTGGACAGAATGGTATTCGTTAAAATTCGCGTGAACGTCtaaagaaataagaaaatcatcATGAAGTTTGGTGAAGCCGAATGTTTAGATAAAAACGGCCTCTGCAGCCAAAATTGCGATCATGAGGGCTTCAGTAAGAATATCGAACTATTAAAACCGCCGTACTTTACGCAACTGGCCAATCAAGAGTTCTTCAAATGCTTTTGCAAAGAAACTTGCACCTCGAAAAGGAGGCTGGACATGCGTGGACCCACTGTACATGAAAAAATCAAGTCAGCAAACATATTACGAtctttgaaattttatattccTTCGGGAATAATTGCAGGAGGGTGCTCGAAGATACGGACATCCCAGCTTTGATCATTTTCTTGCAGAAATATCAGGATGTTTGTTACATTAACTTAGCGAGCAATAACATTTCGAACAATGGCTTTAGAAATTTAATTGACCATGCTCTTGTAAGTGACGAAATTTCTACGCAATGGTTCACTTTGATCCGACTACTTTTTAACACTTCTTGTACATCAGAGGTACAAGCAAATAGAGGAACTTAATCTGCAGAACAATAACATCACCGAATCAGGAACGAGATATTTGTTGAATGTGGGGCATCGCCTAGAAATTAAGAGCCTAAATTTAAACACAAATAAATTAGGCGTCAAAGTAAGTGacctatttatttttattttctctaattGAAGTTATGCTATACAATTTTTCCAGGCATCGATACACGTGGCCAAATTTTTATTAGGTAACAAGCATCTTCTCCGGTTGAGCGTCGCAGAAGTAGATCAGACTGCCTCCAGTTTAATATACTTTATCATGGTATTGAGCCAGGATCAGATAGTCTGTAATGTGACTCTGAAATACTTAGACATAAGCCGACCGAATCCAGGATGCATGTACTACTTCGATTCTCTTCATTTTGCCAGTGTCATTGGCCACATGCTCAAAGTAACGTTGCACCATGCGTTTCTTTATTCATATATATCATTACACTCGTACATTTTCAGCACAATACTACTCTCTTGGCGTTGCATCTGCAAAAGTACAGTTTTAGTTGCCACGATATTGAAGTCATGATGTCCAATGCAATCCACAACAATACTTTGCACTCGTTGAATCTCGGCTGCAACAACATAGGCGATCATGGTGTGGACCATCTGGCAAAGTGGCTTGCAAAAAGACCGCAACTGAGAATTCTTATACTGTGTAGGAACATCATAACTGATCACGGCGCAAGGTATCGGCATTAAGGGGGGCTACATACATCTTGAAGCGTGAAAAATAGGGTCacataaaagaatttttattttaagacgtgtatacatatattttcaaGTATACACTTTCAATACGctgaaatttttaaagaaaaatatcaAGAAATTAATCCTGTAGATATTCAATGTATTATTAGTAATAGAAAGGATAGCGAATGATTgagaaacaatattttcagatCGCTCAGTTACGCCCTTCCATTATCGAAGCTGCTATCCTTAGATATTTCCTACAACAAGATCACAGATGCCGGCATGGTGGAACTTTTATACACGCTGAAGAAAACTCCTCTGTTGCGACAATTGAAAATATTCGGCAACACGATTGGTCATCCGGTTGGCAAGGTATTCGCGcaaatgtaaaataaagaatagcATTGACTCTCTTATTCTCTTGTAGATCATCAAACGAATGTTGATCTCGGAGGTATTAAACCAAGAAGACATAGACGTCAGACCGTACAGAGTTGATCATAGATGGTACCTAGCGAGATTCGAAGGCGACCGCTGCAAGAAAAAATACCGTGATATTCCTTATGGTCTTTACTCGCAAGCAAAGGTTCTGCCTATCAAACAGACACCCCGGAAACGAACACTTTACAAATGCatgtacaataggatagatgaagtcAAAGTGCAGCACGTACGTTATTAAAATCCTCCGTGATTAACAGACTATTAAAGAAGTGCTTGTTTTAGTCAGCTGTCAGAATTATGTCGAGCATGCTGATCATGGACCACCAACCAAACTGTAGATGTTGTTACTGCTTGAAGTGCGAAGGTAATGGGAGATTTATTCTTCACCtattttcgtttatttattcATTCGATATTCTATCTTCCAGCACCGCATTATGACGATGGGTGCAGAAATTCTGATCATCCAGACTCTTGCACTTGTTGCAAGTGCAAGGGAGATGAAAGCAGCGACTGGTCCGTGGACAAAGAAATTTTGAACCGGGTTAAATCTCCTCCAGATATCATGGAGAAAATCGCATATATTTTAAAGCGCGTGAGTTCCGAAACTAGAAGAAACATCACGCGATGGATAAACATTGACGAGGATATTTTGGAAGAAGATTTGAAAGTTATTGCCGGTTAGTGTCACCAGTACCATGTATCTGAAGCAAGGATGGTaacattaattttaaaattaaaggtCCAAGCGAAACTGATGAAGAGTCTTCCGAAGATTCATGCCCCTGCTCGTGGGCTCAATTGAGCATATCAGACTTACAAAAGTACTTGAACAAGACTTCTTCCAAGAACGTTCTGATCATACCTAGAAGCGATTCTATATTAAGAAACGTGTACAAAGGATCCAACAATGACTTCTGCGTTTCAGAAAGTAGCGCAAGTAGTTCGTAAAAGTACATGAGTTTGTGTCGAAGGTAAATAAACTGCATAATTGTTCTATATTATCGTTTTATTGGTTAATCCTTCttcaaatacaaaaataaaaaacgaaCAATCATCACTGAtattctatattcaagtatactacGGTTCGTGATCGTATACTATCCATACTTTGATTCATCGTCGACTTTAGTTCTGTTTAGTTTCTTCCTCGATACTCTTTTTGTTGTCATCTGCTTGCTGCTTGACTTCTTCCATCTTCGCTGACGAGTCGATCTCCCTAGGCTTTTTATTGGACTGCATAAGATCGTTTATTTCGAACGCCAGCGGACTGTTATTAGCGTTCTCCGCGTTCCTGAGGGTACTAGCAAATATTGGGGACGTCATCCTGTAGGTCGTTGGATAGGTGTTGATGGAGATTCCTGAACCAAAGCTACTATCCACCAAACTTTTGGTGCTGTACTGGTTGGCTGGCACAGCGAAACTTTGGGGTACACCAGCATTCATATTGATATGGGCGTGGGTATGGCCGTGAGCATG
It encodes:
- the LOC143359082 gene encoding uncharacterized protein LOC143359082 is translated as MKFGEAECLDKNGLCSQNCDHEGFSKNIELLKPPYFTQLANQEFFKCFCKETCTSKRRLDMRGPTVHEKIKRVLEDTDIPALIIFLQKYQDVCYINLASNNISNNGFRNLIDHALRYKQIEELNLQNNNITESGTRYLLNVGHRLEIKSLNLNTNKLGVKASIHVAKFLLGNKHLLRLSVAEVDQTASSLIYFIMVLSQDQIVCNVTLKYLDISRPNPGCMYYFDSLHFASVIGHMLKHNTTLLALHLQKYSFSCHDIEVMMSNAIHNNTLHSLNLGCNNIGDHGVDHLAKWLAKRPQLRILILCRNIITDHGARSLSYALPLSKLLSLDISYNKITDAGMVELLYTLKKTPLLRQLKIFGNTIGHPVGKIIKRMLISEVLNQEDIDVRPYRVDHRWYLARFEGDRCKKKYRDIPYGLYSQAKVLPIKQTPRKRTLYKCMYNRIDEVKVQHSAVRIMSSMLIMDHQPNCRCCYCLKCEAPHYDDGCRNSDHPDSCTCCKCKGDESSDWSVDKEILNRVKSPPDIMEKIAYILKRVSSETRRNITRWINIDEDILEEDLKVIAGPSETDEESSEDSCPCSWAQLSISDLQKYLNKTSSKNVLIIPRSDSILRNVYKGSNNDFCVSESSASSS